A genomic stretch from Mus pahari chromosome 6, PAHARI_EIJ_v1.1, whole genome shotgun sequence includes:
- the C1qa gene encoding complement C1q subcomponent subunit A — METSQGWLVACVLAMTLAWTVAEDVCRAPNGKDGAPGNPGRPGRQGLKGERGEPGAAGIRTGIRGLKGDPGEPGPPGKPGNVGFPGPSGPLGDSGPQGLKGVKGNPGNIRDQPRPAFSAIRQNPGTLGNVVIFDKVLTNQESPYQNHTGRFICAVPGFYYFTFQVISKWDLCLSIKSSSRGQPRNSLGFCDTNSKGLFQVLAGGTVLQLQRGDEVWIEKDPEKGRIYQGTEADSIFSGFLIFPSA; from the exons ATGGAGACCTCTCAGGGTTGGCTGGTGGCCTGTGTGCTGGCCATGACCCTAGCATGGACAGTGGCTGAAGATGTCTGCCGAGCACCCAACGGGAAGGATGGGGCTCCAGGAAATCCTGGCCGCCCGGGGAGGCAGGGtctcaaaggagagagaggggagccaG GAGCTGCTGGCATCCGGACCGGTATCCGAGGTTTAAAAGGAGACCCAGGGGAACCTGGTCCCCCTGGCAAACCTGGCAATGTGGGGTTCCCGGGTCCCAGTGGTCCCCTGGGGGACAGCGGCCCCCAAGGACTGAAGGGCGTGAAAGGCAATCCAGGCAATATCAGGGACCAGCCCCGGCCAGCTTTCTCAGCTATTCGGCAGAACCCAGGGACGCTTGGCAACGTGGTTATCTTTGACAAGGTCCTCACCAACCAAGAGAGTCCATACCAGAACCACACGGGTCGCTTCATCTGTGCAGTGCCCGGCTTCTATTACTTCACCTTCCAAGTGATCTCCAAGTGGgacctctgtctgtctatcaagtCTTCCTCCAGGGGCCAGCCCAGGAATTCCCTGGGTTTCTGTGACACCAACAGCAAGGGGCTCTTCCAGGTGTTAGCAGGGGGTACCGTGCTTCAGTTGCAACGAGGGGACGAGGTGTGGATCGAGAAGGACCCCGAAAAGGGTCGCATTTACCAGGGCACTGAAGCCGACAGCATCTTCAGTGGATTCCTCATTTTCCCCTCAGCCTGA
- the C1qc gene encoding complement C1q subcomponent subunit C: MVLGPSCQPQCGLCLLPLLLLLALPLRSQAGAGCYGIPGMPGMPGAPGKDGHDGLQGPKGEPGIPAVPGTRGPKGQKGEPGMPGHRGKNGPMGTSGLPGDPGPRGPPGEQGEEGRYKQKHQSVFTVTRQTAQYPTANALVRFNSVVTNPQGHYDTSTGKFTCEVPGLYYFVYHTSQTANLCVHLNLNLARVTSFCDHMFNSKQVSSGGVLLRLQRGDEVWLSVNDYNGMVGIEGSDSVFSGFLLFPD, translated from the exons ATGGTCCTCGGACCCAGTTGCCAGCCTCAATGTGGACTTTgcctgctgccgctgctgctgcttctggccCTACCACTCAGGAGCCAGGCCGGCGCTGGCTGCTATGGGATCCCAGGGATGCCAGGCATGCCGGGGGCCCCTGGGAAGGACGGGCATGATGGACTCCAGGGGCCCAAGGGTGAGCCAG GAATCCCAGCCGTCCCTGGAACCCGAGGACCCAAGGGTCAGAAGGGCGAGCCTGGCATGCCTGGCCACCGTGGGAAAAATGGCCCCATGGGGACCTCAGGGTTGCCAGGGGACCCAGGCCCCAGGGGGCCTCccggggagcagggtgaggagggTCGATACAAACAGAAGCATCAGTCGGTATTCACGGTCACCCGGCAGACCGCCCAGTACCCAACGGCCAACGCTCTCGTCAGGTTCAACTCGGTGGTCACCAACCCTCAGGGGCATTATGACACAAGCACAGGGAAGTTCACCTGCGAAGTGCCGGGCCTCTATTACTTCGTCTACCACACATCGCAGACGGCCAACCTGTGCGTACACCTGAATCTCAACCTTGCCAGGGTGACCAGCTTCTGCGACCACATGTTCAACAGCAAGCAGGTCAGCTCCGGAGGAGTCCTCCTGCGGCTTCAGAGGGGCGATGAGGTGTGGCTGTCGGTCAACGACTACAATGGCATGGTGGGCATAGAGGGCTCCGACAGCGTCTTCTCTGGTTTCCTACTGTTTCCCGACTAG